The genomic DNA ATTAAAAAACATAAAGAAGTATTATTTGGTATAAGGCCAGAAGATATGGAAGTATTACCTACCGCCAGCGGCGCCGATATTGAAGCTGTCGTTAAGGTAGTTGAACCACTGGGCGCTCAAACTCAGCTCCACGTAGATATTGGCGGGCATGGTCGAACCATTACCACCGCCGATGCCACCGATGATGATGATAACGCTACCATTGGCGGCAGCCGCTTAACAGCTGTTACCGGACCGGAAGATAAATATCAAATTGGTGATAAAATTTACTTAAAGGTAAACCTTAACAAAGCCCACTTTTTTGATATGAAAACAGAAGCTTCGTTATTTTACAAAGGTGAGTACAGCGCCGATAAATACCGCGCAGCGGCTCATAAGGATTAATTAAAAACCTCTGTTACTGCGAGCTGTAGGTGCGCGGCAGTCCATATTATATAATATAACCGGCTTGCTTCGTCATCACTCGCAATAACAAAGATATTTTTACCGATACACCCTATAAACTCTCTTTTAAAGAGTTTATAGGGTTATTTATAATGTTCTGTGTTAATATTAGCAATTTTATCAAAAAAATTATATAAATAATGTTCTTCGCGGCTGGTCAGGCCGGCACGGCCCAAAATATCGTGCCAAAACATGGCGGCCTCTTTTTTACCGGTAGCTCCGCTAATGGCAAAAAAAGCTAACTTATCAAGGTTAGTAATAGCATGTTCACTCAGGGCCGCTACTTTTTC from Spirochaetaceae bacterium includes the following:
- a CDS encoding TOBE domain-containing protein, whose amino-acid sequence is IKKHKEVLFGIRPEDMEVLPTASGADIEAVVKVVEPLGAQTQLHVDIGGHGRTITTADATDDDDNATIGGSRLTAVTGPEDKYQIGDKIYLKVNLNKAHFFDMKTEASLFYKGEYSADKYRAAAHKD